The following DNA comes from Aquila chrysaetos chrysaetos chromosome 9, bAquChr1.4, whole genome shotgun sequence.
AACAGAATGCACAGGGGAGATCAAAGTGAGAAGCGATAATTACCCAAACTAGACAGTGGATTTTAACAGCCTTGCTAGAGGGAAACTGGATCATCTAATTACCCCTCCAATTTAAGCAATGAGAGACTTTCATCACAGCCTCTTTGGGGTGCGTGACATGGCTGTGAGTCACAGTAAATCCCCCCTCCCTCTTGGGGCTGGtgtccttcccttcctctcgCCCGCGTGGCCACATGTGGGGCTTGCCCTGGTTCTCCGACCCAGCCAGAGCTCACTTGGATGTAGGCGCTTGCATGTTCTTCGGAGGTGTTGTAACaagaagtggcttttttttattattatcattaaaaCAAGTTAAATTCAACCCCCTTTTAATAGTCCTGCTGCACCCTGTGTTTAATGGGCTGAGACACAGCCTCGGGGAGCTCTGCCAGCCGCTGCCCAGGGACCACCATGCTGGTGGGATGATGATGCTGGTACCATGCCACCGTGGGTGGGGACCTCACTTGGGCTCCCCATGCCTCATAGGGCGTCCTCATGCTATGTGCCTGAACCTGCATTGCCAACGCAGCTTGTCCCATGGGGACATCAGCAAATCGAGCCATTTAGGAGCTCGGTGAAGGTGCTGGAAGCTCCAGAGTGATGCAGAGGCATGGCAGGGTTCCTGTGGGCTTTGACTCACTGGGCAAACGGGCACGGGTGGAAAAACTGGGTctgggctgctggcagagcGGCTGTCTGTGGGTAGCATTGCCCTGCTTGGGCCAGGGGGAGGTTTCCAGCTTCTCCTCTTGCCTGCGTCCTAGGCACATCAGACCTCACGATGGATCATCCCTCCTATCTGTACCTGCTCGCATCGCAGCTGGATTTTGCACCGGGGCGGCGTAGCTGGCACAGGACTGGCGCtgagctccccacagccctgcctgacCCGCACAGGGCAGCGGGATGCTTGGAGGTGGATGCCGGGTCACCCAGTCACCGCATTGTGCCATGCCCTGGGTGTTTGGCCCCATTACCTCCTAGCAGGAGAGCCGGCACCTTACCGGTGCTGCCACTCACCGGGGCTGCGGCGCTTCGTAGGTGTTAACTTTCCTTTTGTTACATCAGGCCTCTTGCGCACctttcctggcaggacctgttTGCCCAGGGATGACTCGGATGCATCAGCATCACCCATGGGTGACAGGCAGAGCCCAGTGTTTACAAAGACCCCTTCAGCCTCCTTCGaacccaccttttttttctgaggaggaggaggatgggcaGAAGCCCCAGTGCTGGTCCAGGTGCCAGTGGGGCTCCGTCCCCGCAGGGGCCCCTGCATGCTTAGGGCAGGCAGGAGCGTGCCACCATTCCGGGGAGCGAGCTGGGGCACGCAGGCATGGCTTGCACCCCACTTGCACCCCAGTTGCACCACGGCTGCTGGTTCTTTTGGTGAACAAGAGGAGAactttccttctgctccctggccgaggaagaggaggaggaggtgactcAGGCAAGGCTGGGCTCTGGCAGCTCCCTAGCTGCCGTAGCATCCAGGGCATGTCACTGGTGGCACCCgtcctccccaggctgggtGCTGCTAGTGAGGTGGGGTCCGAGCCCCCCATCCACCTCCCTGACCTGGGAGGATGGGGAAGCCTCCGGCTGCAACATGATGCTCGGGTGTCTGTGGGCAGGGGAGTTGGAGGCATGTGGACGTTTCGGAAAGGGGAGGAGATGTGCCGGAGTGTTTCGTCAGCCCGGCTTTCTTAAGCATCCTTCCTGCTGCCGGTGAGGCTGCGGTGCAAGCCTTGAGGTGGAGAGCACGGGCTCACTTCCTGGGGGATGGAGAAACTGTCTCTATGTcttaaaggaaattttcttccaaagcacCTGTGGGGAAGAGGCAAAACCGTAACTTGACCATCCTTGGCTGGATTTCAAGGCATCCCACCTCTCCCGGGGTTTCGGGTTGTCTGGCTGAAGGATGGCGTGTGCACAGCTGGAAAGAGCAGTGGGGACTCTTGCAGAGGGAGGTGTGGTGGTCCGCAGCATCAGCTCATGCCGGCGCTCTGCCTGCAGTAGAATTGATGCCTGCTCAAGTCCAGCCTGGCTGGAAAtatcccctgccctgccctgcctgctgccccgGGGCGAGGGCCTGCCTTGGGGCTGGGTAGCACAACTCCTGTACTGGTGGGATGAGGCTTGAAATCTGGCTAGCCCAGGAAAGGGGGTGGGAGCCCGGCCAGCAAGGAGTGCCTGCTGTCGGCAAACAGCGCCCGGGCCCTGCCTCGGCGTCACCAACGTGGCACAGAGTAAAGTCCTGTCCGCCCCGGCGAGGTGACACCAGTCCTCCTGTGGCTGCCGGAGGGGGGTTTATTCCCAACAGGGATGCGATGACCTCATGTCCCTCAAGGGAATCGCATCCCTCTCGGAGCAGCGGGGAGAGCATCCGTCGGGGAGCCTTGCTTGCACCACAGCTGCCGGGAGAAAACCCTTCCTTGCTGCAAGCGGCACAGCTGGAAACCCCAGCGGGTattgctgtgctggggctgccagaCTGCACCGTACCCTGCTGCTGGGTTAATGGGTAACTCTGATGAAACGGGAGAAAAGGCATGTTTGGCACGTCCTGTCCGGGGAGCTGGCgggctgctggcactgctgccgGGGGGCTTGGCCGGCTCGGGGCTTGCACAGGCACACTGTGGCCTCACCTAGCCCCTTGCTGGCGGCAGGGCCGGcgctggagctggcagggccACGAGGAGGCCGGCGCTGGGTTTGCTTCCAAGCATCAGACAAGGCAGGTTTCTCCTGTTTCTcagccagccctggcagcaggacCGCAGCCTGGGCTTCATCCTGCCGCCGCCGCACCAGCGCGTCCCCCGGGCCTCGGCGTGCCCTCTCtagccaaaaccaaacccccaccACATCTTGCATAGCCTGTGGCGAAGGTGCCCGGCCCAGTGCCACCATGCAAAGGGCACTTTACCTTTTTCACCCTCCCACTGTatttctcccccccaccccgtgcctGGAGCCAGGGTGGTGGCACTGGCTGCGCCGCGCTCTCGGGCTCCGGCAGCCTGGCTTCCTCGGGGACCAAAATGCTGAGCTGGGCTTCTGGTGGAGAGCagcggggtggggaggagggaaccTGGTGCTGGCGTTGTGAGCACCAACCCGGCGATGCCCCTCACTTTGCTGGCAGCGGCACTGGCTCAGGCTGTGCTCACTGGGCCGCTGGCCTGCGGGAAGGTGAGCTGCGCTATGGCACTGCCCATTTGCAAAGGGAAACGATGGCCAAGGGGCCGGGAGCATCTGCTTTGCAACACCAAAGCGCTGGCACCCAGTGCCCTCCCGGCAGCGCGGTGGGGTGGTCTGAACCCCGGGCTTGGGGGAGATTTCCAAAAAGACCTGGGCGCGCGATGCTCGGTGCAGGGTTCAAAGGGCAGTGCGGCTCGCTGGCAGCCGCATCCCTCAGGAACCTGCTCTGCAGGAACTGACTGACTTAAATTCACcagattttttcccttatttattTAGCAGGCGGGCGTGAGCTTGCTCTGCCTGTGCACCTGGGTGGCACGGCCACCACTGTCCCCAACCACGTCCACCACTGGTGCCTCATCGCAgggttttccttctcttttcagagCCACCCCGAGCCGGTGGACGAGAAGACAGtggatgctgcagcccagacCCCAACGCAGATGGATCCCCGCTGTAAAACAGTGGATGTGGAGAAGGTAAGAGCTGGGGATTTCTCCAGCACGCTGTTTGCTGGAGCGCTCCTGGGGGAGACCAGGTCTCCTCTTCCCCACATGAGCGCTGGCTTTCTGCTGACTCCTGGGATGGGAGGAATGCCAGGAGGGAGCCGATCTGGCTGCTCCTGTCCCTTCTCCCGGAGCAGACGGCATCGCTCATGCTTTATTGCCTAGGCGTGGCCACGCTGGGAGGCTCCTGCGGCAGCGGCGTGGGTGGAGATGGCTTTCTCTGACAGCGGCTATGCCGTTCAAGTGGGACGTGCTGCCAAGCCACACCtgacttgctttatttttttcattttctcctcttgaCTGAGCACTGGTAATGAGCACTAAGGGATACCCTGGCCCGGACAGGGTGATCCCCATGTGCGCAgggtgctccctgccctgccagctccttTCTGAGCACGCCACAGGAGCGGGGATTTGTCCCCCAGGTGCCTTTGGACGTCCCTGCCATTTGCAGCACCATCTGTTTGCCGTGCCTTGCACAGCCCCGGCTTGTTGGTGAGCGTGCTTTTATCTtgcaaaaggatttctttttttttttttttttttttgagcaggaGAACACCTTTCAACCCCCACCTTAATATTTCGCTGCTGACCGCCGTTAAAAGCAAATCTGCCATCCCAAAGTGACCTTTTTGCTCTAACTTTTCCCGTACCTCCCCAACGGAGGGTGTCTCCATCCCTGTCCCACACACCTGCTGCAGGCCAGAGTTGTTTCCCCTCCTGGGTGATCACATccgtccctgcctgcagcagagcccCAAAAATGCCCACGGCCACCTCAGctccccagggtgctgggtTGCCGTGCCGGCACCGTGCGGCACAGGACAGCTGATGGAGAGCTGCCAGGCCCAGGGCTTGGCCGGGTGAGTACGGTATCTGTCCCGGGGCAGAGGTGGGACCAAGAAACCACCTTATCTGGCTGGGCCAGCAGAAGATGCGTCTGGGGattctgagcagcagcagaggtggtgCTGCCAGTTGGATCTGTCTATTTTTGTCCTGTGCAGACATGCGCGCCCACACGGGTCCCTTTTTGCTCTTGCAGCCATCTGAATGCAGCCGTGTGCCTGCGCAGCGACTGGCATTTGCGTTCCCATCCTGTATCCCCTCTCCACatccctttctgcttctctccttgCTGCTGGAGCGCTTGAAGGGCTGTGGCTGTCCCATGTGTCCTCTCAGCAAggagaaaagcccttggctggGGCAATGCCATGGGGATGGGCTCCGTGTCCTATCGACAGCTTGCTGGCACGGCTAGCGCACGGGGAGTATTGGTGCTTGCTATCTAATCTTGGCAGCTGGCGGGGTGGGGGAAAGAGCCTCGGTTATCAGGGCCTGATGCTGAGCCAGGTCCGGGTACAGCCACCTTCACCTTGAACTGCCGGCAGGTACCCGGTGGCACAGGGGTGAGCTCAGCCCCGCGTTTTTGGGTAGATGGGGCTGATGTGTGTCTGGCTCTGCTTTGCCCTGCATTGGTGCTTGTGGGGAGCTCAGGGCTGCTTGGAGCAAAAACGCTTCCCATGCCGCTCGTGGGGCACGGGAAGGGGTTTGCAGCCCAAAATCCCGCAGCTGCGGCGCAGCTTTGTGCCTGGTACCAGGGTGGTGTGTGGGTCCCGTGGGGGTACAACTGCTGTCTGCTCCCCCAGGACCTGGTGGACTGGCAGAAGCCCTTGCTGTGGCAGGTGGGCTACCTGGGGGAGAAGTATGACGAGTGGGTGCACCAGCCTGTGGATCGGCCCATCCGCCTCTTCCACTCGGATTTCCTCGAGTCCCTCTCCAAGACAGCGTGGTGAGCCCCCAGGGGTCTGCACCGTGCACCGGCCGGTGCCTCTGacgaggagggggggggacagctAGCCACCTCGGGGGGTGCTCCCTCTGACATCTCCCTCTATGCCATAGGTACGTGGTGTTCATGGTGTGGGCTCCCGTGGTGCTCTATCTCAGCTGGGTCAGCTACACCTCCCTCGCCCAGGGCAACACCAggctcttctcctccttcaccACAGGTATGAGCGGGCAGCAAAGCCTTTGGGCTCagctcactcccccccccctccaggtCCAGGGGTAGGACagccatgggctgggggggagacCTCTGCatcccttctccatcccttctTCTGTGCATGCTCACCACGAGCCGCATGAAAAAGCAGTGGGTGAGCCCCTGTCCCCGGGGCCACCAGCATGTCCCCTGCACAAAGCCACCTGCGCTGCTTTCAAGCCTGAGCTCGCCCACACGATTCAGTGCCTCCAAGGGGATCGATGGAGGCATGGAGCCCGCTGGCCCGGGCTGCAGCCCGCTCCCTCTTGCCTCCCTTCCTTCCATTCCCAAAACCAAGCCCCGCCGGCGCTGGGGTGCGTGCCACCCCCCGCTGACGCCCACCCCGGGCCATGGCTGAATGCCGGTGTGGCGGGCGAACAAACACGGCTCTCAGCGCTGCCGGCGTCGCACAGTGTGGGGCTTGTTTGCCTGAAGCGCCTGCCCTTGAATCTCCCACTGTCTGCTCCCCCGGGAATAACAAGTGTGGCCGGGGCAGGCTGTCGtctttgttgtgctttttttttttttttttttttttttttttctgggctccctattttttttgcaaggtgCCACCCGGTGCCAGCTGTGCCTGGCTGCAGGGTGGAGCGTCCACTGCACCGGCACCCCCCCTCCTTGCTCCTTGTGGCATTCGGCACCTTGCTgccaaggggttgttttttggtgtttgtttttttttttttccccaaaatgaaCAGGTTTGGGGGGCAATCTTAATTCTGCTAGTGAGGAcacagggctggcagccagccCCAAAAGGAGGAGGTGGCTGAAAAATGCTCTGCGGGGGAAAGTGCCCAACAAACCtattctttttccccaaaaataaaaaaagcccaacaatGCCAGCAACACTGTTTAACTGTCACGAGTGCTGCCTGCACAGACAAGGTCCTTCCTGCCTTGTTCTGGTGGGCGAAGCAGCTTTGTAAGGACAGGCCTGTCCCTGGAGTGCACATCCAAGCCCCCGTTGGCATCTGGGATGCAGGGGACCCCCCCTCGTCAGCTCCTTGCAGCAGGGAGAAGCCAACTGTTTCCATAAGGAGTGTGAATTAATGGGAATCGAAGGAAAATGTGGTTTGGAGCGGTGCTTGGGAAGGTAGCTCCCCAGGGAACtttggggcaggaggcagctgagaggtgagagggagggagagctgaGCTTCGCCCTGATGCCGATGGGAGGATGGCGATGGATAAGAGCGCCTGCACGTCACCTGCCCCGCTGACTGCTGCATGTCTCGTTGTGTAGAGTACTCCATCCCTGTCCACAAATACTACTTccccttcatcttcctcctggGGATGTTCCTGTGGTCCCTGCTAGAGTACCTCATCCATCGCTTTGTCTTCCACATGAAGCCACCCGCTAGTAACTACTATCTCATCACCCTTCATTTCTTGCTGCATGGGCAGCATCACAAGGTGAGTCGCAGCTTACGCCTCCACCGGCGCCCCGCCGGCCCGTGGGAACGGTGGCCTTTGCTCAGGTGGAGCCTGTTTGTGCGTGTTTGACGTGACTCGTGGCATCTTTGCCGCAAGCGGGGCCCTTACCTAATACTGGTGAGGGCTGCAAGACGGGCTCAAAGGAGCTGGAGTTAGATTTGCAAGCTCCAGTTGGGCTAGGGGGAAGACCAAAAAAGCCATGGGCTCCCTCTAGCTTCACTGGAGGAAACGTCCTGGTGGAGCTCGGGGACCTGCCAGCCAAAGCCACCGGCTGCCCGGCCACCTCGGTGTGGGCGAGGGGCTGCTCTCGCCACTGGATACGTCTTTTTGGGAAGGGTTTCTGGGGGCTGCTTTGGTGTTGGCTTTTCCCAAATGGGCATGCCCAGTGCTTGGCAGGGATGCGCTGGGGGATGTGGGGTGAGCTAGGAGCCGGCTGTCTCACTGTCCTTCTCCGCTTCCAGTCTCCCTTCGACAGCTCCCGCCTGGTCTTCCCTCCTGTGCCGGCCTCGCTGGTGATCGGCTTCTTCTACGGcgtcctgcagctcctgctgcccgAAGTGCTGGGGCTCTCGGTGTTCGTCGGGGGGCTCTGCGGCTACGTCATCTACGACATGATGCACTATTACCTCCACTATGGCTCACCGAAAAAAGGCACCTACCTGTACGGCCTGAAGGCTTATCACGTCAAGCACCACTTTGAACACCAAAAATCAGGTAGTGCCGTGTTCCCGGCGCATGCTGGTGGGGATGAGGGCTGCAGGAGCCCAGCCTGCCTGCATGTGTGCAGCTGATGCTCTGAAATATTTGGTGTTTGGGATTTGGGATGGGGAAACCCAAGCACCGCGCTGCTGGGGAAGTGGCATATGAGGTGCTG
Coding sequences within:
- the FA2H gene encoding LOW QUALITY PROTEIN: fatty acid 2-hydroxylase (The sequence of the model RefSeq protein was modified relative to this genomic sequence to represent the inferred CDS: deleted 1 base in 1 codon); amino-acid sequence: MAAAAPRSFSAAEVRARCAQGACLVRCRRRLYDLSGFVRLHPGGEQLLRRRAGTDVSAALDGPPHRHSANARRWLEQYYVGEMEPGEEQSHPEPVDEKTVDAAAQTPTQMDPRCKTVDVEKDLVDWQKPLLWQVGYLGEKYDEWVHQPVDRPIRLFHSDFLESLSKTAWYVVFMVWAPVVLYLSWVSYTSLAQGNTRLFSSFTTEYSIPVHKYYFPFIFLLGMFLWSLLEYLIHRFVFHMKPPASNYYLITLHFLLHGQHHKSPFDSSRLVFPPVPASLVIGFFYGVLQLLLPEVLGLSVFVGGLCGYVIYDMMHYYLHYGSPKKGTYLYGLKAYHVKHHFEHQKSGFGISTRFWDRPFRTLIPEETFEKED